The proteins below are encoded in one region of Drosophila santomea strain STO CAGO 1482 chromosome 2R, Prin_Dsan_1.1, whole genome shotgun sequence:
- the LOC120445520 gene encoding transmembrane protein 177, translated as MQQKIKAGGGFFSYFKTEKGRKLVFYAAGATTVALFVGNFVPHTFGLKYYRDFVQCYQHGVGRPVPEAVQQRLEKALDQLGLTPFERKFVKPFTVFGFDVFQAGTTKLRFGGALGIPVNYGYGSREEIKRADIRFRDKEINWSSPSGKLLEEAIVLNEDEQIFGLSKAVLQLQTHRVLLNSIFPSVSFLMVYTIGHYLNLRQDLFARHGSVRFVLYSILGLFGLGIWSFMKDYNQVSMDAEIDQRLASMGPQFVKAGASFYDKHLKKNIALRELIGNDIYTALGNENFMIRQKSMPLTARKSFFLEKLEELKKAQQPETE; from the exons ATGCAGCAGAAAATAAAAGCCGGCGGGGGATTCTTCTCCTATTTTAAGACAGAAAAGGGCCGGAAGCTGGTATTTTACGCGGCGGGTGCCACCACAGTGGCCCTCTTTGTGGGAAACTTCGTGCCACACACATTTGGCCTGAAATACTACCGCGATTTCGTGCAATGCTACCA ACACGGCGTGGGGCGTCCAGTGCCGGAGGCAGTGCAGCAGCGCCTGGAGAAGGCATTGGATCAGCTGGGCCTGACGCCCTTTGAGCGAAAGTTCGTGAAGCCCTTCACAGTCTTCGGATTCGATGTGTTCCAGGCGGGCACCACCAAGTTGCGATTTGGCGGCGCTTTGGGCATACCAGTGAACTATGGGTATGGCAGTCGGGAGGAGATTAAGCGGGCAGACATTCGCTTCAGGGACAAAGAGATCAACTGGAGTTCGCCCAGCGGAAAGCTGCTGGAGGAGGCCATTGTTCTGAATGAGGATGAGCAGATCTTCGGTCTTAGCAAGGCTGTGTTGCAGCTGCAAACCCATCGGGTACTTCTGAACTCCATCTTCCCCAGCGTTAGCTTCCTCATGGTGTACACCATTGGTCACTACCTCAACCTGCGGCAAGATCTCTTTGCTCGCCATGGCAGC GTACGGTTTGTGCTCTACAGCATTCTTGGTCTCTTTGGCCTGGGAATCTGGTCCTTTATGAAAGACTACAATCAGGTGTCCATGGACGCAGAGATTGACCAGCGGCTGGCCAGCATGGGTCCTCAATTTGTGAAGGCCGGAGCCAGCTTTTACGACAAACATCTGAAGAAGAACATCGCACTGAGGGAGCTGATTGGAAATGACATTTACACTGCCCTGGGCAACGAGAACTTTATGATTCGCCAAAAGTCCATGCCACTTACGGCACGGAAATCCTTCTTCCTGGAGAAGCTGGAGGAACTGAAGAAGGCACAACAGCCTGAAACGGAGTAA
- the LOC120445518 gene encoding Hermansky-Pudlak syndrome 1 protein homolog gives MNGLIVFNSANDVVYQKLNEPLAQKIRGVATTQGLLPSGGALDSNILLQIFSPIVGSQRIMQCQFDNAYSSLQCEQGFNLVFGELLGFTFLKIGQIPVELLGRQMGVAITLTRYCYGANLFAAQAGAMQQELLTQCLDCYETLLWEEDQTYLLEAMPRLLINTELKRTVHLTLDATLEHLRQLGLPRAHALLLVSNKLVAANSTRQALPLAAADLLFLSLMSRALQAPKSPSQRAVAVFLQGVSHDVNSGCVPSIVHISRLHGNQVLLQVIEYAHMPLTSCIYDSFFVLQKIMAVQHQGDSDALKPAFENLESFIVQALNALKRYLKQRSETEDLETCTKKFAAKWENLRKMYTEYFKNFERELLVRIESNLPSFGEELKQIFTLACCDSSSVHELDQLSDTAANVEAKLLEFAEFLAVKATRNISIDAYLEDFPGLVHFMYVNRSRGQMLAPDLRPNQLVPKTKLWSMVEIARNYLKKGQTTVMWKDKAFHYSYFLWFEDISGGVLSTVVDLQHHFLSTGAASGNGSKSPTEPGALTMDYYHDLAELCFPKLSPAKVRVYELYCIHLGLVTATCAVEHARRLVATISDVVGEEAF, from the coding sequence ATGAACGGACTGATTGTGTTTAACAGCGCCAACGACGTTGTGTACCAGAAGCTCAATGAGCCGCTGGCGCAGAAGATTCGCGGTGTGGCCACCACCCAGGGCCTGCTCCCCTCCGGTGGCGCCCTGGACAGCAACATACTTCTCCAGATTTTCAGCCCCATCGTTGGATCTCAGCGAATAATGCAGTGCCAGTTCGATAATGCCTACTCCAGCCTGCAGTGTGAGCAAGGCTTCAATTTGGTATTCGGCGAACTGCTAGGCTTCACCTTTCTCAAGATCGGACAGATACCCGTGGAGTTGCTGGGCCGCCAAATGGGTGTGGCCATTACGCTGACGCGCTATTGTTACGGCGCCAATTTGTTTGCCGCCCAGGCGGGCGCCATGCAACAGGAGCTTCTGACGCAGTGCCTCGACTGCTACGAGACGTTGCTGTGGGAGGAGGATCAGACGTACCTCCTGGAGGCCATGCCCAGGCTGCTGATCAACACGGAACTAAAGAGGACGGTTCATCTAACGCTGGACGCCACCCTGGAGCACTTGCGTCAGCTGGGACTGCCCCGTGCCCACGCCCTGTTGCTCGTTTCCAACAAACTGGTGGCCGCGAACAGTACTCGGCAAGCTCTGCCGCTTGCTGCCGCCGACCTGCTCTTCCTCAGCCTTATGTCACGCGCCCTCCAGGCGCCAAAGTCACCGTCACAGCGGGCAGTAGCTGTGTTCCTGCAGGGCGTCTCCCACGATGTGAACTCTGGCTGCGTTCCCAGTATCGTGCACATTTCGCGCCTGCACGGCAACCAAGTCCTGCTGCAGGTCATCGAATACGCACACATGCCACTGACCAGCTGCATCTACGATTCCTTTTTTGTGCTTCAAAAAATCATGGCCGTGCAGCATCAGGGCGATTCGGATGCCCTCAAGCCCGCCTTCGAGAACCTCGAGTCCTTTATTGTGCAAGCCCTGAACGCTTTAAAGAGATACCTGAAACAGCGATCGGAAACCGAGGATCTAGAGACCTGCACGAAGAAGTTCGCCGCTAAATGGGAAAATCTTCGCAAGATGTACACTGAGTACTTCAAGAACTTTGAGCGCGAGCTGCTGGTGAGGATCGAGTCCAACTTGCCCTCGTTTGGAGAGGAACTAAAGCAGATATTCACACTGGCCTGCTGCGACAGCTCCAGTGTCCATGAGCTGGATCAACTCTCTGACACAGCAGCGAATGTGGAGGCCAAGCTACTTGAGTTCGCTGAATTTCTGGCCGTTAAGGCCACTCGTAACATATCCATTGATGCTTACTTGGAGGATTTTCCGGGTCTGGTGCACTTTATGTACGTCAACCGCAGCCGAGGACAAATGCTTGCTCCAGATCTGAGACCCAACCAGCTGGTGCCAAAGACAAAACTCTGGAGCATGGTGGAGATCGCGCGGAATTACCTGAAGAAGGGTCAGACCACAGTGATGTGGAAGGACAAGGCATTCCACTACTCGTACTTCCTCTGGTTCGAGGACATCTCTGGTGGCGTTCTTAGCACTGTTGTGGATTTGCAGCACCACTTTTTGTCCACAGGGGCCGCCAGTGGCAATGGTTCAAAGTCTCCAACAGAACCGGGAGCACTTACAATGGATTACTACCATGACCTGGCGGAACTGTGCTTCCCCAAGCTGTCGCCGGCAAAAGTGCGCGTCTACGAGTTGTATTGCATCCATTTGGGACTCGTCACCGCCACATGCGCCGTGGAGCACGCCCGTCGCCTGGTGGCGACCATCAGCGATGTTGTGGGCGAGGAAGCGTTTTAA
- the LOC120445519 gene encoding U3 small nucleolar RNA-interacting protein 2, whose amino-acid sequence MSSSFFLKPGAKGTKKRKNPAATTKGKPLKKGGKLGKSAQAGDGPVPKKQRRPKEDDEEIASDDEEYNSDLGAGDSNALAFSSDEGEEETAQDKRLRLAKQYLSEIEKQEAERADDRELGQSVEHRLQTEYLDSVGKLRRNIAGSLKSCESSRILKHKLHHTPICALALSADGKYLYTGAKSQFLLKWCTETGKVLDKSDVLSHREEPETVKKRRSHVISICLSSDMKFLALAEGGPHIQIWCPQTMKHIKTLKGHRDCVAGLVFRKGTHDLYSAAKDRSVKIWSLDEMAYVESLFGHQTGVTSIDALSRERAITAGGSDCSLRIWKITEESQLIYNGHKDSIECVKYINDEHFVSGGMDGAIGLWSALKKKPICTTQLAHGVGENGVANWITAIAVVVNTDLVATGSCDGCVRLWQTNPNARKMHLIQSISIAGFINGLAFNADGTKLFVATGQEHRLGRWWRLKEAKNQVVVVDVKLQSAASS is encoded by the exons ATGTCGTCCTCCTTCTTCCTCAAGCCAGGCGCCAAGGGCACCAAGAAGCGCAAG AAtccggcagcaacaacaaaaggaaAACCGCTCAAGAAAGGCGGAAAATTGGGTAAATCAGCGCAAGCCGGAGACGGACCAGTGCCTAAGAAGCAGCGCCGTCCCaaggaggacgacgaggagatAGCCAGCGACGATGAGGAGTACAACAGCGATCTGGGCGCCGGCGACAGCAACGCATTGGCATTTTCCTCCGACGAGGGCGAGGAGGAGACGGCCCAGGACAAGCGGCTGCGCCTGGCCAAGCAGTATCTGTCGGAGATCGAGAAGCAGGAGGCGGAACGCGCCGACGACCGGGAGCTGGGCCAGAGCGTGGAGCACCGCCTACAGACGGAGTACCTGGACAGCGTGGGCAAGCTGCGTCGCAACATTGCGGGCAGCCTGAAGAGCTGCGAGTCTAGCCGCATCCTAAAGCACAAACTGCACCACACGCCCATCTGTGCCCTGGCACTCAGTGCGGATGGCAAATACCTGTACACCGGTGCCAAATCCCAGTTCCTGCTCAAGTGGTGCACGGAAACGGGGAAGGTGCTAGACAAATCCGATGTACTGTCGCATCGCGAGGAGCCAGAGACGGTCAAAAAGCGGCGCTCACATGTCATCAGCATATGCCTGTCCTCGGACATGAAGTTCCTGGCCCTGGCCGAAGGGGGTCCACACATTCAAATCTGGTGTCCGCAGACGATGAAGCACATTAAGACACTGAAAGGCCACCGGGACTGTGTGGCAGGTCTGGTCTTTCGCAAAGGCACGCATGACTTGTACTCGGCAGCGAAGGATCGGTCGGTGAAAATCTGGTCCCTGGATGAGATGGCCTACGTGGAGAGTTT ATTCGGTCACCAAACGGGAGTAACCAGCATAGATGCGCTCAGTCGAGAGCGCGCTATCACCGCTGGCGGTTCGGATTGCTCGTTGCGCATTTGGAAGATCACAGAGGAATCGCAGCTGATCTACAATGGACACAAAGACAGCATTGAGTGCGTGAAGTACATCAACGATGAGCATTTCGTATCCGGTGGCATGGATGG AGCAATCGGTTTGTGGAGCGCTTTAAAGAAGAAGCCCATTTGTACAACGCAACTGGCGCACGGAGTGGGAGAAAATGGCGTGGCCAACTGGATAACCGCCATTGCTGTGGTGGTCAACACGGATTTAGTGGCAACAG GCTCCTGTGACGGTTGCGTCCGCCTCTGGCAGACTAATCCCAACGCGCGCAAAATGCACCTCATTCAGAGCATATCCATCGCTGGTTTCATCAACGGACTGGCCTTCAATGCCGATGGCACCAAGCTGTTTGTGGCCACCGGCCAGGAGCACCGCCTGGGTCGCTGGTGGCGACTCAAGGAGGCCAAGAACCAAGTAGTTGTAGTCGACGTTAAGTTGCAGAGCGCGGCCAGCAGTTAG